One Helicobacter sp. MIT 05-5293 genomic region harbors:
- a CDS encoding DUF2972 domain-containing protein has product HNKKIESHNPNKNTLSHTPIHHLILSYENIPAELAWEMNVPLPQCDMVKFESHGTGSVFKPFLEKLGIKVTQHLDENYCAKSAYCSFFNDLNQGARILAMRDYLSVIDDNAKKLYALIPSPQIICLNQVRDPISMLRHYMSIRRLGKAPRRFNLTFDKDFILTQLVEYSSAKNHIGSSYYPNLSATEDWLECRYICFHDTQLFRELVNINEKKVSFMDMSEIVGEKTLQTMANFAQLFNVPAPQASDKEFFLTRSHDFGCLLPLTLYVHQQDLEKFNTNDTDSLTKQGGITIHILKKFHLENKRDISAEILGNLAHDMVRIAIDKNDEARLKQNIPLYQRTKEYLQDFIPSLIEQDAKEKAKKLTEEDVLEHFKKDAQLRAKCKNIFDKHLELIKSHRPDIVASWKYYQEFEKLSITKPLDKD; this is encoded by the coding sequence CACAATAAAAAAATAGAATCTCATAATCCCAACAAAAATACACTATCACACACACCCATACATCATCTTATCTTAAGCTATGAGAATATCCCTGCAGAACTTGCATGGGAGATGAATGTGCCTTTGCCACAATGCGATATGGTGAAATTTGAATCTCATGGCACGGGGAGTGTGTTCAAGCCATTTTTAGAAAAGCTAGGCATTAAGGTTACTCAACATCTTGATGAGAATTATTGTGCTAAATCTGCTTATTGCTCATTTTTTAATGACCTTAATCAAGGTGCTAGGATTCTTGCGATGAGGGATTATCTCTCCGTCATAGATGATAATGCTAAAAAACTTTATGCTCTAATCCCCTCTCCTCAAATCATCTGTCTTAATCAAGTCAGAGATCCTATAAGTATGCTTAGACATTATATGAGTATCAGGAGACTAGGCAAAGCCCCAAGGAGATTCAATCTCACTTTTGATAAGGATTTTATCCTAACCCAACTCGTAGAATACAGCAGTGCAAAAAATCACATAGGATCTAGCTATTATCCTAACCTTAGCGCGACTGAAGATTGGCTTGAGTGTCGCTATATATGCTTCCACGATACACAGCTTTTTAGAGAGCTAGTCAATATTAACGAGAAAAAAGTAAGCTTTATGGATATGTCAGAAATCGTAGGAGAAAAAACCCTACAAACAATGGCAAACTTTGCACAGCTTTTTAATGTCCCTGCTCCCCAAGCAAGCGATAAAGAATTTTTTCTCACAAGATCACATGACTTTGGTTGTTTGTTGCCACTTACACTCTATGTCCATCAGCAAGACTTAGAAAAATTCAACACAAACGATACAGATTCACTGACAAAACAAGGAGGCATCACTATCCATATCCTTAAAAAATTTCACCTTGAAAATAAGCGAGATATAAGTGCTGAAATATTAGGGAATCTGGCACACGATATGGTGCGCATTGCCATTGATAAAAACGATGAAGCGAGATTAAAACAAAATATACCACTCTATCAGCGCACTAAAGAATATTTACAAGACTTTATCCCTAGCCTTATAGAGCAAGACGCAAAAGAAAAAGCAAAAAAACTCACTGAAGAAGATGTCTTAGAACACTTTAAAAAAGATGCGCAATTAAGGGCAAAATGTAAAAATATTTTCGATAAACACTTAGAGCTTATCAAATCTCATCGTCCCGACATTGTAGCTTCATGGAAATATTATCAAGAGTTTGAGAAGCTTAGCATTACAAAACCTCTTGACAAAGACTAG
- a CDS encoding NAD(P)-dependent alcohol dehydrogenase: protein MLLKDNLTQAQNGERITAKGYAVAHKSDTFKPFSFSRHPLGANDILIEILFAGICHSDIHSAREEWHKGIFPMVPGHEIAGRVVAVGKNVSKFKVGDYAGVGCMVNSCGECEACKRSQEQFCERGQCVFTYDCRDYFHDNEPTYGGYSNNIVVSEKFAVNVPQDAPLEKVAPLLCAGITTYSPIRFSNVKKGDKVAVAGFGGLGVMALKYALKMGAEVSVFARNKNKEKEALELGAKALYTDTKSCKERFDFIISTIPTAYDVNAYLELLKFGGEMAIVGLPPANENLAIDLTRLVFAAGKKVYGSLIGGIKETQEMLDFSLQHKIYPETEVISITQINEAYENLTSGKAKFRYVIDMKSLKD from the coding sequence ATGCTATTAAAAGACAATTTGACACAGGCACAAAATGGAGAGAGAATCACTGCCAAAGGCTATGCAGTCGCGCACAAAAGCGACACTTTCAAACCCTTTAGCTTTTCGCGCCACCCTCTGGGCGCAAACGACATCTTAATCGAGATTTTGTTTGCCGGAATCTGCCACAGCGACATTCACAGCGCACGCGAAGAGTGGCACAAGGGCATCTTCCCAATGGTCCCGGGGCACGAAATCGCCGGGCGCGTGGTCGCGGTGGGCAAAAATGTGAGCAAGTTCAAGGTCGGCGATTACGCGGGTGTGGGGTGTATGGTCAATAGTTGCGGTGAATGCGAGGCGTGCAAGAGAAGCCAAGAGCAGTTTTGCGAACGCGGACAATGCGTTTTCACCTATGACTGCCGCGATTACTTCCACGACAACGAGCCAACTTATGGCGGGTATTCAAACAACATCGTGGTGAGCGAAAAGTTTGCGGTGAATGTCCCCCAAGACGCGCCGCTTGAAAAGGTCGCACCGCTGCTTTGCGCGGGTATCACCACCTATTCGCCCATTCGTTTTAGTAATGTCAAAAAAGGCGATAAGGTCGCTGTGGCTGGCTTTGGCGGGCTTGGCGTAATGGCGCTCAAATATGCGCTCAAAATGGGCGCAGAAGTCAGCGTGTTTGCGCGCAACAAAAACAAAGAAAAAGAAGCCCTAGAGCTTGGCGCAAAGGCACTCTACACCGACACAAAGTCGTGCAAAGAGCGGTTTGACTTTATCATCTCCACGATTCCCACCGCGTATGATGTGAATGCGTATCTCGAGCTGCTCAAATTCGGCGGAGAAATGGCGATTGTGGGCTTGCCACCGGCAAATGAGAATCTTGCAATCGACTTGACAAGGCTTGTTTTTGCGGCGGGTAAAAAGGTCTATGGTTCTCTGATTGGCGGGATTAAAGAAACTCAAGAAATGCTCGACTTTTCGCTCCAACACAAGATTTATCCCGAAACAGAGGTGATTTCTATCACACAAATCAATGAAGCGTATGAAAACCTCACGAGCGGCAAAGCAAAATTCCGCTATGTGATTGATATGAAGAGCCTTAAAGATTAG